Proteins co-encoded in one Papaver somniferum cultivar HN1 chromosome 5, ASM357369v1, whole genome shotgun sequence genomic window:
- the LOC113280886 gene encoding NAC domain-containing protein 96-like isoform X1: MEKKAITSRVQVVSERPNLCELISCNGIPLVDLDYNNQSELVRRVIDACRITGYVQEIKMGDFKERHLLPGFRFNPTDEEMISSYLAPKVRNELDMDCDWYIHEKNIYEYDSPSDLFQEFQSNHSRYFFSKIKKVSPNSKKVKRCTGDGTWKGEDKGADITDNDEIIIGTRKQFTFKWNVSKEKTPSAGKPERGRWIMHEYALPPKFYQLHGIEDEWVLCMIKTKTPLLNNTAPIEQPSPRRQPTKNPRTTMLRTSMDIVNASLGNGPATPYASPLSEKTTMPLFKGKEVSPPTVMPSMSPFMASSSTKVPLNNSMYGDDCFDLLAEINENCDVMDAISMSFPDAVNQTTIMGPDECHYPDHWHRYAYDQSNFSNTLIDNNAFPFSSPGQFPENNLLRLPEDGTTYAGPTSSSTMPFHQQHLTQDDSQVGARNTCGYQFTNSPIGEMQELPDTEEDINEFIEKLCI; the protein is encoded by the exons ATGGAAAAGAAAGCTATCACTTCAAGAGTTCAAGTCGTATCTGAGAGACCCAATCTCTGTGAATTGATTAGTTGCAATGGAATTCCATTAGTCGACTTAGATTACAATAATCAATCGGAACTTGTCCGGCGTGTCATTGATGCATGTCGAATAACTGGATACGTTCAG GAAATCAAGATGGGGGACTTTAAGGAAAGACACCTGCTTCCGGGTTTTAGATTCAATCCAACTGATGAGGAAATGATATCTTCCTATCTAGCCCCAAAGGTTAGAAATGAACTAGACATGGACTGCGACTGGTACATACAtgagaaaaatatatatgaatatgACAGTCCTTCAGATCTCTTTCAAGAATTCCAGAGCAATCATTCGAGgtactttttctcaaaaataaAGAAGGTATCTCCAAATAGTAAGAAGGTAAAACGATGTACCGGAGATGGAACCTGgaagggggaagataagggtgcAGACATAACTGACAATGATGAAATAATAATTGGAACAAGAAAACAATTCACCTTCAAATGGAACGTGAGCAAGGAAAAGACGCCGAGTGCAGGTAAACCGGAGAGGGGCCGTTGGATCATGCACGAGTATGCGTTGCCCCCCAAGTTTTACCAACTTCACGGTATTGAG GATGAGTGGGTTCTAtgtatgatcaagaccaaaacaCCATTGTTAAACAACACAGCTCCAATAGAACAACCATCACCCCGTAGACAGCCAACAAAGAATCCTCGAACAACAATGTTGCGGACCTCAATGGATATAGTAAACGCATCACTGGGTAATGGACCGGCAACGCCGTATGCATCGCCGCTGTCAGAGAAAACAACTATGCCACTGTTCAAGGGTAAAGAGGTATCACCACCAACAGTGATGCCAAGTATGTCACCGTTCATGGCATCTTCATCTACGAAAGTACCGCTAAATAATAGTATGTATGGTGACGACTGCTTCGACTTATTGGCTGAGATCAATGAAAACTGCGATGTTATGGATGCTATTTCAATGTCATTCCCAGATGCCGTGAATCAAACAACAATTATGGGTCCTGATGAGTGTCACTATCCAGATCACTGGCACAGATACGCATACGATCAATCAAATTTCTCCAATACGCTTATCGACAATAATGCGTTTCCATTTTCATCCCCTGGGCAATTTccagaaaataatctattaagGCTTCCCGAGGATGGTACCACATACGCCGGACCAACGTCATCTTCAACAATGCCATTCCACCAGCAACACCTAACTCAAGATGACAGTCAAGTGGGTGCCCGAAACACATGCGGTTATCAATTCACCAACTCCCCGATTGGAGAAATGCAAGAACTTCCCGACACAGAAGAGGATATTAATGAGTTTATCGAGAAATTATGCATATGA
- the LOC113280886 gene encoding NAC domain-containing protein 96-like isoform X2: MGDFKERHLLPGFRFNPTDEEMISSYLAPKVRNELDMDCDWYIHEKNIYEYDSPSDLFQEFQSNHSRYFFSKIKKVSPNSKKVKRCTGDGTWKGEDKGADITDNDEIIIGTRKQFTFKWNVSKEKTPSAGKPERGRWIMHEYALPPKFYQLHGIEDEWVLCMIKTKTPLLNNTAPIEQPSPRRQPTKNPRTTMLRTSMDIVNASLGNGPATPYASPLSEKTTMPLFKGKEVSPPTVMPSMSPFMASSSTKVPLNNSMYGDDCFDLLAEINENCDVMDAISMSFPDAVNQTTIMGPDECHYPDHWHRYAYDQSNFSNTLIDNNAFPFSSPGQFPENNLLRLPEDGTTYAGPTSSSTMPFHQQHLTQDDSQVGARNTCGYQFTNSPIGEMQELPDTEEDINEFIEKLCI; encoded by the exons ATGGGGGACTTTAAGGAAAGACACCTGCTTCCGGGTTTTAGATTCAATCCAACTGATGAGGAAATGATATCTTCCTATCTAGCCCCAAAGGTTAGAAATGAACTAGACATGGACTGCGACTGGTACATACAtgagaaaaatatatatgaatatgACAGTCCTTCAGATCTCTTTCAAGAATTCCAGAGCAATCATTCGAGgtactttttctcaaaaataaAGAAGGTATCTCCAAATAGTAAGAAGGTAAAACGATGTACCGGAGATGGAACCTGgaagggggaagataagggtgcAGACATAACTGACAATGATGAAATAATAATTGGAACAAGAAAACAATTCACCTTCAAATGGAACGTGAGCAAGGAAAAGACGCCGAGTGCAGGTAAACCGGAGAGGGGCCGTTGGATCATGCACGAGTATGCGTTGCCCCCCAAGTTTTACCAACTTCACGGTATTGAG GATGAGTGGGTTCTAtgtatgatcaagaccaaaacaCCATTGTTAAACAACACAGCTCCAATAGAACAACCATCACCCCGTAGACAGCCAACAAAGAATCCTCGAACAACAATGTTGCGGACCTCAATGGATATAGTAAACGCATCACTGGGTAATGGACCGGCAACGCCGTATGCATCGCCGCTGTCAGAGAAAACAACTATGCCACTGTTCAAGGGTAAAGAGGTATCACCACCAACAGTGATGCCAAGTATGTCACCGTTCATGGCATCTTCATCTACGAAAGTACCGCTAAATAATAGTATGTATGGTGACGACTGCTTCGACTTATTGGCTGAGATCAATGAAAACTGCGATGTTATGGATGCTATTTCAATGTCATTCCCAGATGCCGTGAATCAAACAACAATTATGGGTCCTGATGAGTGTCACTATCCAGATCACTGGCACAGATACGCATACGATCAATCAAATTTCTCCAATACGCTTATCGACAATAATGCGTTTCCATTTTCATCCCCTGGGCAATTTccagaaaataatctattaagGCTTCCCGAGGATGGTACCACATACGCCGGACCAACGTCATCTTCAACAATGCCATTCCACCAGCAACACCTAACTCAAGATGACAGTCAAGTGGGTGCCCGAAACACATGCGGTTATCAATTCACCAACTCCCCGATTGGAGAAATGCAAGAACTTCCCGACACAGAAGAGGATATTAATGAGTTTATCGAGAAATTATGCATATGA